In a genomic window of Meriones unguiculatus strain TT.TT164.6M chromosome 8, Bangor_MerUng_6.1, whole genome shotgun sequence:
- the Zbtb6 gene encoding zinc finger and BTB domain-containing protein 6 has translation MAAESDVLHFQFEQQGDVVLQKMNLLRQQNLFCDVSIFINDTEFQGHKVILAACSTFMRDQFLLTQSKHIRITILQSAEVGRKLLLSCYTGALEVKRKELLKYLTAASYLQMVHIVEKCTEALSKYLEIDLSMKNNQHTDLCQSSDTDVKNEDENSDKDCEIIEISEDSPVNLDFHVKEEESSLQSAVERLTSEQTGMTSPELSTVDSGFKENEICILHVESISTDSVDNGQFSQPCTSSKAGMYFPETQHSLINSTVESRVAEVPGSQNQGLFSENTDGSHGTVSEIQNLDENFSLRHQCPRCPRGFLHVENYLRHLKMHKLFLCLQCGKTFTQKKNLNRHIRGHMGIRPFQCTVCLKTFTAKSTLQDHLNIHSGDRPYKCHCCDMDFKHKSALKKHLTSVHGRSGGEKLSRPDLKRQNLL, from the coding sequence ATGGCTGCTGAGTCTGATGTTCTACATTTCCAGTTTGAACAACAAGGAGATGTGGTCCTACAGAAAATGAATCTCTTAAGACAGCAGAATTTATTCTGTGATGTATCGATTTTTATTAACGATACTGAATTCCAGGGGCACAAAGTGATTTTGGCTGCTTGCTCCACTTTCATGAGAGATCAGTTTTTACTCACACAGTCAAAACACATCAGAATCACCATTCTGCAGAGTGCAGAAGTTGGCAGGAAGTTGTTGCTGTCCTGCTATACTGGAGCACTTGAAGTGAAAAGAAAAGAGCTTTTGAAATACCTGACTGCTGCCAGTTACCTTCAGATGGTTCAcattgtagaaaaatgcacagaAGCTTTGTCGAAGTATCTGGAAATTGATCTTTCTATGAAAAATAACCAACACACTGACTTGTGTCAGTCTTCAGATACAGATGTAAAGAATGAAGACGAAAATTCTGACAAAGACTGTGAGATAATTGAAATTTCAGAAGATAGCCCTGTAAACCTAGATTTCCACGTTAAAGAAGAGGAAAGCAGTCTGCAGTCTGCTGTGGAGAGGTTGACATCAGAGCAAACGGGAATGACATCACCAGAGCTCTCTACAGTAGACAGTGGCTTTAAAGAGAATGAAATTTGTATCCTCCATGTAGAATCGATCAGTACAGACAGTGTAGACAATGGGCAGTTTTCACAGCCCTGCACCTCATCCAAAGCAGGCATGTACTTCCCTGAAACACAGCACTCACTGATCAATTCTACCGTTGAGAGCAGAGTGGCAGAAGTCCCTGGAAGTCAAAATCAAGGCTTATTTTCTGAGAATACCGATGGAAGTCATGGGACAGTAAGTGAGATTCAGAACCtggatgagaatttttccttGAGGCACCAGTGCCCCAGGTGTCCGAGGGGCTTTCTTCACGTAGAAAACTATCTGCGCCACCTTAAGATGCACAAACTGTTCTTGTGCTTGCAGTGCGGGAAAACATTTACACAGAAGAAAAACCTCAACCGGCACATCCGAGGACACATGGGCATACGGCCCTTTCAGTGTACCGTGTGCCTGAAGACCTTTACCGCTAAGAGCACACTTCAGGACCACTTGAACATACACAGCGGTGACCGGCCATATAAATGCCATTGTTGTGATATGGATTTCAAACACAAATCTGCTCTCAAAAAACACCTAACCTCTGTGCACGGCAGGAGTGGTGGTGAAAAACTGTCTAGGCCTGACCTCAAAAGGCAGAATCTGCTGTAA